One window from the genome of Variovorax sp. PAMC26660 encodes:
- a CDS encoding DUF2339 domain-containing protein, translating into MWFLGIIAGLVIGALFQSVPAALVLAVLGAFALPQIFGKKKAAPERSGAESAPNPSAASPAIASAATAPAGGVLKLQQRVAELEQRVSLLESRLSQGAAGAIAAPVATASVIPELADAPASDLATSMADTPLATMPSLPLAPPRAELARPGIAKMTVPAPVVAAVAVVVADVPVAAVEPVLAVAVAPVEKTVTPPQPEAVAPIKPPVAAPAPVRRPPPPPPPPPVPLRDRLPAPIANLIFGGNMLVKLGVLILFLGLAFLLRYTAERVTVPIELRYAAVALVGAGLLVLGWLLRKKRAGYALILQGAGIGVFYLTTLAAMKLSGLLPASVGFAFLFGVAVLSAALAVLQNAPLLAIVAALEGFAAPVLASTGSNQPVGLFTYLLVLDVGIVLVAWFKAWRVLNLIGFVGTFTLAAGWAHKYYTDDQYGTIQPFLIAFFLLFTAIGLLFARRTLFDAPVQPAHPLATRALDTLRRAGRVDSSLVFGTPMVAFGMQYLLMRPWEYGAAFSAMALAAFYLVMGRLVFATQPKGLALLAEAYAIVGVIFGTLAIPLGLEGRWTGAAWAVEAAGMYWLGARQGRVYARAFSFVVFAGAVLKLLEATGLDAAPGHPLLEGSLIGPLLVAVSAFAMWAMHRRAKLDVGNTVEAMVGSALPWLGMAALTLLLWQWWTPPWAAAATAVLASVTFAVAVRFALLPLTYVSFGMQALAVAGFIATLHHTGEVTDGRVLESGWQGAAAACLIALSLLGSAAWSMLQAHRAALARGVQSGWSIGNVVGVLAGVSLLHLAMLFQLNLAQAALLWPLTATVVFWVALRMAHFPLAALAGVLQVIAAIAFGASQSVDPEAVRPAFAHLGFWTPVVLGLVALLAGDWLRDEARPRVSEPAGTAPKRWANAWCANPIVLWAPVIWGLFWWFFGVLDESIRVLNRHDLASHVPAAAMAVVLVTSALGALVAHRRDWSQLGKATIATLPAFGLIAAYGIAGGPTPFYVPSSALGWIAWPLALVWHLRLLRAQKRWFDAPALTPFHVAGFWLFLLLAARECQWQLGRIGAEWSSWQLLGWAIVPALVLWALRSRVALKRWPLTEYRGAYLEFAATPVVVYLLVWVWFTNAVSPGNAAPLPYVPLLNPLELAQWLVLFALVLWWRALPRGSFARVDPMVAKGAAGLTGLALLTGMVLRTCLHYAGVEWRFDALYASWLTQAALSITWAVCGVAAMVLGHSRKVRTLWVAGAVLLGVVVLKLFFVELANRGGLFRIVSFIAVGALLLLVGYFAPVPPKKEEEKAEQKAPAEGGAA; encoded by the coding sequence ATGTGGTTTCTTGGCATCATTGCCGGCCTGGTGATAGGCGCGCTGTTCCAGTCGGTGCCTGCGGCGCTGGTCCTTGCGGTGCTGGGCGCCTTTGCGCTTCCGCAGATCTTCGGCAAGAAGAAAGCCGCGCCCGAGCGATCCGGCGCTGAAAGCGCTCCCAACCCGAGCGCCGCAAGCCCCGCGATTGCCAGCGCGGCCACGGCCCCGGCCGGCGGTGTGCTGAAGCTGCAGCAGCGCGTGGCGGAACTCGAACAGCGGGTCTCGCTGCTCGAGTCCCGGTTGTCGCAAGGCGCGGCCGGTGCCATCGCCGCACCTGTAGCTACAGCCTCCGTGATTCCCGAACTGGCCGATGCGCCGGCGAGCGATCTCGCGACCTCGATGGCGGACACGCCGCTCGCCACCATGCCGTCGCTGCCGTTGGCGCCGCCACGGGCGGAACTGGCCCGTCCGGGCATCGCCAAGATGACGGTGCCCGCGCCCGTCGTCGCAGCAGTTGCAGTTGTCGTCGCCGATGTGCCGGTTGCAGCCGTCGAGCCTGTGCTGGCTGTTGCTGTCGCTCCCGTCGAAAAAACCGTCACACCGCCGCAACCCGAGGCGGTTGCTCCCATCAAGCCGCCTGTGGCCGCACCAGCGCCGGTCCGCCGCCCACCTCCGCCGCCCCCACCACCGCCAGTGCCGCTGCGCGACCGCCTGCCCGCACCCATCGCCAACCTGATCTTCGGCGGCAACATGCTGGTCAAGCTCGGCGTGCTGATCCTGTTCCTTGGGCTGGCTTTCCTGCTGCGCTATACGGCAGAGCGCGTGACCGTGCCTATCGAGCTGCGCTATGCGGCCGTGGCGCTGGTGGGCGCGGGCCTGTTGGTGCTGGGCTGGCTGCTGCGCAAGAAGCGCGCGGGCTACGCGCTGATCCTGCAGGGCGCGGGCATCGGTGTCTTCTATCTCACGACGCTCGCGGCCATGAAGCTCAGCGGGCTGCTGCCGGCCAGCGTTGGCTTCGCCTTCCTGTTCGGCGTGGCCGTGCTCAGTGCTGCGCTGGCAGTGCTGCAGAACGCGCCGCTGCTGGCCATCGTTGCCGCGCTCGAAGGTTTCGCGGCGCCGGTGCTCGCCTCCACCGGCTCGAACCAGCCAGTGGGGCTGTTCACCTACCTGCTGGTGCTCGATGTCGGCATTGTGTTGGTCGCCTGGTTCAAGGCCTGGCGCGTGCTGAACCTGATCGGTTTCGTCGGCACCTTCACGCTGGCGGCCGGCTGGGCGCACAAGTACTACACCGACGACCAGTACGGCACCATCCAGCCGTTCCTGATCGCGTTCTTCCTGCTATTCACCGCCATCGGCCTGCTGTTTGCGCGCCGCACGTTGTTCGATGCGCCGGTGCAGCCCGCGCACCCGCTGGCCACGCGCGCGCTGGACACGCTGCGCCGCGCCGGCCGGGTCGACAGCTCGCTCGTGTTCGGCACGCCCATGGTCGCGTTCGGCATGCAGTACCTGCTGATGCGCCCGTGGGAATACGGCGCCGCCTTCTCGGCGATGGCGCTCGCGGCCTTCTACCTCGTGATGGGCCGGCTGGTGTTCGCGACGCAGCCCAAGGGACTGGCGCTGCTGGCGGAGGCCTATGCCATCGTCGGTGTGATCTTCGGCACGCTGGCGATTCCGCTCGGCCTCGAAGGGCGGTGGACTGGGGCCGCCTGGGCGGTCGAGGCGGCCGGCATGTACTGGCTGGGCGCGCGGCAGGGGCGCGTGTATGCGCGCGCCTTCTCGTTCGTGGTGTTTGCCGGTGCGGTGCTGAAGCTGCTCGAAGCGACCGGGCTCGACGCGGCGCCGGGGCATCCGTTGCTCGAAGGTTCGCTGATCGGCCCGCTGCTGGTGGCCGTGAGCGCTTTTGCCATGTGGGCCATGCACCGTCGCGCCAAGCTCGACGTGGGCAACACAGTGGAAGCCATGGTCGGCAGCGCCTTGCCGTGGCTCGGCATGGCCGCGCTCACGCTGCTGCTCTGGCAATGGTGGACGCCGCCGTGGGCCGCCGCTGCAACGGCCGTGCTGGCGTCGGTCACCTTCGCCGTGGCGGTGCGCTTCGCATTGCTGCCGCTGACTTACGTGAGCTTCGGCATGCAGGCGCTCGCGGTGGCGGGCTTCATCGCGACGCTGCACCACACCGGCGAGGTCACCGACGGGCGGGTGCTGGAAAGCGGATGGCAAGGCGCTGCCGCCGCCTGCCTGATCGCGCTCAGCCTGCTCGGCAGTGCTGCGTGGTCGATGCTGCAGGCGCACCGCGCGGCACTGGCGCGCGGCGTCCAGTCTGGGTGGTCGATCGGCAATGTGGTGGGCGTGCTCGCGGGTGTGAGCCTGTTGCATCTGGCGATGCTGTTCCAGCTGAACCTGGCGCAGGCCGCGTTGCTGTGGCCGCTGACCGCCACGGTCGTGTTCTGGGTGGCGCTGCGCATGGCGCACTTCCCGCTCGCCGCGCTGGCTGGCGTGCTGCAGGTGATCGCTGCGATTGCGTTCGGCGCGAGCCAGTCTGTGGACCCCGAAGCGGTGAGGCCGGCCTTCGCGCACCTCGGCTTCTGGACGCCCGTGGTGCTGGGGCTCGTGGCCTTGCTGGCTGGCGACTGGTTGCGCGACGAAGCGCGGCCGCGCGTGAGCGAGCCTGCGGGCACCGCGCCCAAGCGCTGGGCCAATGCGTGGTGCGCGAATCCGATCGTGCTGTGGGCGCCGGTGATCTGGGGGCTTTTCTGGTGGTTCTTCGGCGTGCTGGACGAAAGCATCCGTGTGCTGAACCGCCACGATCTGGCGAGCCATGTGCCGGCTGCCGCGATGGCGGTCGTGCTCGTCACCTCCGCGCTGGGTGCGCTCGTGGCGCACCGCCGCGACTGGTCGCAACTGGGCAAGGCCACGATCGCCACGCTGCCGGCTTTTGGCCTGATCGCGGCCTATGGCATTGCAGGTGGCCCGACGCCGTTCTACGTGCCGTCGAGCGCGCTTGGCTGGATCGCCTGGCCGCTGGCATTGGTGTGGCATTTGCGCCTGCTGCGTGCGCAGAAGCGCTGGTTCGATGCCCCGGCATTGACGCCTTTCCATGTGGCGGGCTTCTGGCTCTTCTTGTTGCTCGCGGCGCGCGAATGCCAATGGCAACTCGGGCGCATCGGTGCCGAGTGGTCGAGCTGGCAACTGCTGGGCTGGGCCATCGTGCCGGCGCTCGTGCTGTGGGCGCTGCGCTCTCGCGTGGCGCTCAAGCGCTGGCCGCTGACCGAGTACCGCGGCGCCTACCTGGAATTCGCGGCGACGCCGGTGGTGGTCTATCTGCTGGTCTGGGTCTGGTTCACCAATGCCGTGAGCCCCGGCAACGCCGCGCCGCTGCCTTATGTGCCGCTGCTGAATCCGCTCGAACTCGCGCAATGGCTGGTGCTGTTCGCGCTGGTGCTCTGGTGGCGTGCCTTGCCGCGGGGATCGTTCGCGCGCGTGGACCCGATGGTCGCCAAGGGCGCGGCCGGCCTCACCGGGCTCGCGCTGCTGACCGGCATGGTGCTGCGCACCTGCCTCCACTACGCCGGCGTCGAATGGCGCTTCGATGCGCTCTATGCATCGTGGCTGACGCAGGCGGCGCTGTCGATCACCTGGGCGGTCTGCGGCGTGGCCGCGATGGTGCTGGGCCACTCGCGCAAGGTGCGCACCTTGTGGGTCGCGGGCGCGGTGCTGCTCGGCGTGGTGGTGCTGAAGCTGTTCTTCGTCGAGCTGGCCAATCGCGGCGGGCTGTTCCGCATCGTGTCGTTCATTGCGGTGGGGGCCTTGCTGCTGCTGGTGGGCTACTTCGCGCCGGTGCCTCCGAAGAAGGAAGAAGAAAAAGCGGAACAGAAGGCGCCGGCCGAAGGCGGCGCGGCATGA
- a CDS encoding DUF3999 domain-containing protein, with protein sequence MSGAAMWTLRAGSAFVAVMVATSFSAVHAQPATSAPIVLQGDGPYHRLTLPLSIYGSAAHGDLRDLRVRNAAGHAVPYAWLRNEAAAPRTASQDVPIFALPGSDTGTASADASLAFSVRPDGSLALDSKAASAQRKASEATQWLIDLSQVKGSLLQARFEIAPDARGLFAFRLEASDDLRQWRPVGSEDQLVRLAHSGQTIERLAVDLGSLRTRFLRLRWSDPQHGVPLTGVGIDSVQEVEPVAPLEWSGPLKPGRCAAAYCDYLLPRGLPVQSLRIDLADINTLAQVGVSGLSEPAPATATPPQPVPRNPLYALRHQQRRPVSLPDRPDESPLVDAVVYRLAQAGGEVRSPVLALDGAVYTRLRLRTAGPVSVLGATPPTIAVGAVPRTLVFLAQGGAPFSLSWSAAPDTGTVEGAVPGAPLALSTLIPGYASDKPVVADGASVTLPTAAITAAVAAAVQPPIPQTDGLDPSRKWWLWGALGVGLLLLAGMAWSLFASLRKDGAAPD encoded by the coding sequence ATGAGCGGCGCCGCGATGTGGACGCTTCGCGCGGGCAGCGCCTTCGTCGCCGTCATGGTGGCGACGAGTTTCAGCGCAGTGCATGCGCAGCCTGCCACCTCTGCGCCCATCGTGCTGCAGGGCGACGGGCCGTACCACCGGCTCACGCTCCCCCTGTCGATTTACGGCAGCGCCGCGCACGGTGACTTGCGCGATCTTCGCGTGCGCAATGCCGCCGGACATGCCGTGCCTTACGCGTGGCTGCGCAATGAAGCCGCGGCCCCACGAACCGCCTCGCAAGACGTACCGATCTTCGCGCTGCCCGGCAGCGACACCGGCACGGCTTCGGCCGATGCATCGCTCGCCTTTTCAGTGCGGCCCGACGGCTCGCTGGCGCTCGACAGCAAGGCTGCCAGCGCCCAGCGCAAGGCGAGCGAAGCGACGCAGTGGCTCATCGACCTGAGCCAGGTCAAAGGCAGCCTGCTGCAGGCCCGCTTCGAGATCGCGCCCGATGCGCGTGGCCTGTTCGCCTTCCGGCTCGAAGCCAGCGACGACCTGCGCCAGTGGCGGCCGGTGGGCAGCGAAGATCAACTGGTGCGGCTGGCCCACAGCGGCCAGACCATCGAGCGCCTCGCGGTCGACCTCGGCAGCCTGCGCACGCGTTTCCTGCGCCTGCGCTGGAGCGATCCGCAGCATGGCGTACCGCTGACCGGCGTGGGCATCGACAGCGTGCAAGAGGTCGAACCCGTCGCGCCGCTCGAATGGTCCGGCCCGCTGAAGCCGGGGCGCTGCGCCGCCGCCTATTGCGACTATCTGCTGCCGCGCGGCCTGCCGGTGCAGAGCCTGCGCATCGACCTGGCCGATATCAACACGCTGGCACAGGTCGGCGTCTCGGGGTTGTCCGAGCCGGCGCCAGCCACAGCCACGCCGCCGCAGCCCGTCCCCCGCAATCCGCTCTATGCATTGCGGCACCAGCAGCGCCGACCGGTCTCGCTGCCTGACCGGCCGGATGAATCGCCGCTGGTCGATGCAGTGGTCTACCGTCTGGCGCAAGCCGGCGGCGAGGTGCGCTCGCCCGTGCTGGCGCTCGATGGCGCGGTGTACACGCGCCTGCGTTTGCGAACTGCCGGTCCGGTGAGCGTGCTGGGTGCGACGCCGCCGACCATCGCAGTAGGCGCCGTGCCGCGCACGCTGGTGTTTCTCGCGCAGGGTGGGGCGCCGTTCTCTCTGTCGTGGAGTGCGGCGCCCGATACAGGCACTGTCGAAGGGGCTGTGCCCGGCGCACCGCTGGCGCTGTCGACGCTGATTCCGGGCTATGCCTCGGACAAGCCGGTCGTCGCCGATGGCGCCTCGGTCACGCTGCCGACGGCGGCGATCACGGCAGCGGTGGCGGCTGCGGTGCAGCCGCCGATTCCGCAGACGGATGGCCTCGATCCGTCGCGCAAATGGTGGCTCTGGGGTGCGCTGGGTGTCGGCCTGTTGTTGCTGGCCGGCATGGCGTGGTCGCTGTTCGCGAGCCTGCGCAAGGACGGGGCCGCGCCCGACTGA
- a CDS encoding BPSS1780 family membrane protein: MKLNLVPARTGAEWVRLGLKTFWRQPLAFISLFFLLMAMISTVSIVPILGSLFAPALVPFMTLGLMVATSVAYTDNAEGVGQAGDAKRPTGSAMFVAVFSAMRAEWRSLLVLGIISAVYFVLAVMVTTLVDGGQLARAYLLDDPLTPEVITSSDFQVARMLLMCLNLPLSLAMWHAPALVHWHRVEPVKSIFFSIVALFRNFGAYTLFGIAWFGVFLIAGIGMGLLATVLIGVGAMGSGGAALAVGNVLIVGTALVLAAMSLSSTWFTFRDTFDPN; this comes from the coding sequence ATGAAACTCAACCTCGTGCCGGCGCGAACCGGCGCCGAATGGGTCCGCCTCGGACTCAAGACCTTCTGGCGACAGCCGCTGGCCTTCATCTCGCTGTTCTTCCTGCTGATGGCGATGATCTCGACGGTGTCGATCGTGCCGATACTGGGCAGCCTGTTCGCGCCAGCCCTGGTGCCGTTCATGACGCTGGGCCTGATGGTCGCGACCTCGGTGGCCTACACCGACAACGCCGAAGGCGTCGGCCAGGCCGGCGACGCGAAGCGCCCCACGGGTTCGGCAATGTTCGTGGCAGTGTTCAGCGCCATGCGCGCCGAATGGCGCTCGCTGCTGGTGCTGGGCATCATCTCGGCGGTCTACTTCGTGCTGGCGGTGATGGTGACGACGCTGGTCGACGGCGGCCAGCTCGCACGCGCCTACCTGCTCGACGATCCGCTGACGCCCGAAGTGATCACGAGCAGCGACTTCCAGGTGGCGCGCATGCTGCTGATGTGCCTGAACCTGCCGCTGTCGCTGGCCATGTGGCATGCGCCGGCGCTGGTGCACTGGCACCGCGTGGAGCCGGTGAAGAGCATCTTCTTCAGCATCGTCGCGCTGTTCCGCAACTTCGGCGCCTACACGCTGTTCGGCATTGCGTGGTTCGGCGTGTTCCTGATCGCCGGCATCGGCATGGGCCTGCTCGCCACGGTGCTGATCGGCGTCGGCGCGATGGGCTCGGGCGGCGCCGCGCTGGCGGTGGGCAATGTGCTGATCGTCGGCACGGCGCTGGTGCTCGCGGCCATGTCGCTCAGCTCGACCTGGTTCACCTTCCGCGACACTTTCGATCCGAACTGA
- a CDS encoding homoserine kinase has product MAVFTEVQFGEADALVQRLGVGRLRDLRGIQGGIENTNYFATTESGEFVLTLFERLSAEQLPYYLSLMKHLAAAGLPVPEPVAAMAIAPAAEKPSKKSLPPTPATDTSCDLLHMVAGKPAALVQKLSGHSELAPGPAHCAELGAMLARMHLAGRDYSRTQPNLRGLAWWNETVPVVLPYIEESQSALLRAELAYQNHVAESSTYAALPRGPVHADMFRDNVMFATGDDAGAAPRLTGVFDFYFAGTDTWLFDLAVCLNDWAIDLPTGRHHAERADALLSAYESVRPLNAAERTLLPAMLRAAALRFWISRLWDFYLPREASMLKPHDPSHFERVLRERATHPHVMAQAFEPLLVAA; this is encoded by the coding sequence ATGGCAGTTTTTACCGAAGTCCAGTTCGGCGAGGCAGACGCGCTCGTGCAACGCCTCGGCGTCGGCCGCCTGCGCGACCTGCGCGGCATCCAGGGCGGCATCGAAAACACCAACTACTTCGCGACCACCGAGTCCGGCGAGTTCGTGCTGACGCTGTTCGAGCGCCTGAGCGCCGAGCAGTTGCCCTACTACCTCAGCCTCATGAAGCACCTGGCGGCTGCCGGCCTGCCGGTGCCGGAGCCCGTGGCCGCCATGGCCATCGCGCCCGCCGCCGAGAAGCCGTCGAAAAAGAGCCTGCCACCGACGCCCGCCACCGACACCTCCTGCGACTTGCTGCACATGGTCGCCGGCAAGCCCGCCGCGTTGGTGCAAAAGCTTTCGGGCCACAGCGAACTCGCTCCCGGCCCAGCCCACTGCGCCGAGCTGGGCGCGATGCTGGCACGCATGCATCTGGCAGGCCGCGACTATTCACGCACCCAGCCGAACCTGCGTGGCCTGGCCTGGTGGAACGAAACCGTGCCGGTGGTGCTGCCCTATATCGAAGAATCGCAATCCGCCCTGCTGCGCGCCGAGCTGGCCTACCAGAACCATGTCGCCGAATCGTCGACCTACGCGGCATTGCCCCGTGGCCCGGTGCACGCCGACATGTTCCGCGACAACGTGATGTTCGCGACCGGCGACGACGCAGGTGCCGCACCACGCCTGACCGGCGTGTTCGATTTCTACTTCGCCGGCACCGACACCTGGCTGTTCGACCTGGCCGTGTGCCTGAACGACTGGGCCATCGATCTGCCCACCGGCCGGCACCATGCCGAACGCGCCGACGCGCTGCTGTCGGCTTACGAATCCGTGCGCCCGCTGAACGCCGCCGAGCGCACCCTGCTGCCCGCGATGCTGCGCGCTGCGGCGCTGCGCTTCTGGATCTCGCGCCTGTGGGACTTTTACCTGCCCCGTGAGGCGAGCATGCTCAAGCCCCACGACCCGTCGCACTTCGAGCGCGTGCTGCGCGAGCGCGCCACCCACCCGCATGTCATGGCACAGGCCTTCGAGCCGCTGCTTGTGGCTGCCTGA
- the polA gene encoding DNA polymerase I translates to MTDKKTLLLVDGSSYLYRAFHAMPDLRAVPGDPKSPATGAIRGMINMMTALRREVRADYAACIFDAPGKTFRDDWYPEYKANRSPMPDDLRSQIDPIHEVVRLLGWPVITVPEVEADDVIGTLAKIAAAQGIEVIVSSGDKDLSQLVDEHITIIDTMNGKRRDVAGVTAEFGVPPNLMVDYQTLVGDSVDNVPGVEKVGPKTAAKWLLEYGSLDALVERAAEVKGAAGENLRKALDKLPLSKRLVTIRTDCDLEGHVTGLPSLENLPVGAPQTTELKPFYEKFGFKSLVKTLEAQEVPPELIAESVKKKSAKASTDQGGLFDEPADLSALEAAAPASNLKYDTITTWEQFDAWLAKLEAADLAAIDTETTSLDEMVAQIVGVSFSVTPGEAAYIPLTHNYPDAPEQLPIDEVLAKLKPWLENGAKKKLGQHIKYDRHVFANHGIEVQGYAHDTMLQSYVLEVNKPHGLSSLAERHLGRSGISYEDLCGKGAHQISFSQVDIAKAAEYSCEDSDLTLDVHNTLWPRLQADEKLGFIYQLEMESSEALFRIERNGVLIDSATLAAQSHELGTRIMELEQEAYEIAGQPFNLGSPKQIGEIFFTKLGLPVVKKTPSGAPSTDEEVLEKLAEDYPLPAKILEHRGLSKLKGTYTDKLGQLANPRSGRVHTHYAQAVAVTGRLSSNDPNLQNIPIRTPEGRRVREAFVAPAGSVIASADYSQIELRIMAHISGDESLLRAFKEGIDVHRATAAEVFGSTPDQVSSEQRRYAKVINFGLIYGMSSFGLARNLGIETKAAASYIERYFARYPGVKAYMDETKASAKETGYVETVFGRRLYLPEINSPNGPRRGGAERAAINAPMQGTAADLIKLSMVKVQNVLDEEKRATKMIMQVHDELVFEVPEAEVEWVRTEIPRLMAGVADLKVPLLAEIGVGPNWDKAH, encoded by the coding sequence ATGACCGACAAGAAAACGCTGCTGCTCGTCGATGGCTCGAGCTACCTCTACCGAGCCTTCCATGCGATGCCCGATCTGCGCGCCGTGCCTGGCGACCCGAAGAGCCCGGCCACCGGCGCCATTCGCGGAATGATCAACATGATGACCGCGCTGCGCCGCGAGGTGCGCGCGGACTACGCGGCCTGCATCTTCGATGCGCCCGGCAAGACCTTTCGCGACGACTGGTACCCCGAGTACAAGGCCAACCGCTCGCCGATGCCCGACGACCTGCGCAGCCAGATCGACCCCATTCACGAAGTGGTCAGGCTGCTCGGCTGGCCGGTGATCACCGTGCCCGAGGTCGAGGCCGACGACGTGATCGGCACGCTCGCCAAGATTGCCGCCGCGCAGGGCATCGAGGTGATCGTGTCCAGCGGCGACAAGGACCTGAGCCAGCTGGTCGACGAGCACATCACCATCATCGACACGATGAACGGCAAGCGGCGGGATGTGGCAGGTGTCACTGCCGAGTTCGGCGTGCCGCCCAACTTGATGGTCGATTACCAGACGCTAGTGGGCGATAGCGTCGACAACGTGCCCGGTGTCGAGAAGGTCGGCCCGAAGACTGCTGCCAAGTGGCTGCTCGAGTACGGCTCGCTCGATGCGCTGGTCGAACGCGCGGCCGAAGTAAAGGGCGCCGCGGGCGAGAACCTGCGCAAGGCCCTCGACAAGCTGCCGCTGAGCAAGCGCCTCGTCACCATCCGCACCGACTGCGACCTCGAAGGCCACGTCACCGGCTTGCCCTCGCTCGAGAACCTGCCGGTCGGCGCACCGCAGACCACCGAGCTGAAACCCTTCTACGAGAAGTTCGGCTTCAAAAGCCTCGTCAAGACGCTCGAAGCGCAGGAAGTGCCGCCAGAGCTGATAGCGGAGAGCGTCAAGAAGAAGTCCGCCAAGGCCAGCACCGACCAGGGCGGCCTGTTCGACGAGCCCGCTGACCTGAGCGCGCTGGAGGCTGCCGCCCCCGCGAGCAACCTCAAGTACGACACCATCACCACCTGGGAACAGTTCGACGCCTGGCTCGCGAAGCTCGAAGCCGCAGACCTCGCGGCCATCGACACCGAAACGACCTCGCTCGACGAAATGGTCGCGCAGATCGTCGGCGTGAGCTTCAGCGTCACGCCCGGCGAAGCGGCCTACATTCCGCTCACCCACAACTACCCCGACGCGCCCGAGCAGTTGCCCATCGACGAAGTGCTTGCCAAGCTCAAGCCGTGGCTGGAGAACGGCGCGAAGAAAAAGCTCGGCCAGCACATCAAGTACGACCGTCATGTGTTCGCCAACCACGGCATCGAGGTGCAGGGCTACGCGCACGACACCATGCTGCAGAGCTACGTGCTCGAAGTGAACAAGCCGCATGGCCTTTCAAGTCTGGCCGAGCGCCACCTGGGCCGCAGCGGCATCTCGTACGAAGACCTGTGCGGCAAGGGCGCGCACCAGATCTCGTTCAGCCAGGTCGACATCGCCAAGGCCGCCGAGTATTCCTGCGAAGACAGCGACCTGACCCTCGATGTGCACAACACGCTGTGGCCGCGCCTGCAAGCCGACGAAAAATTGGGCTTCATCTATCAGCTGGAGATGGAGTCGAGCGAGGCACTCTTTCGTATCGAGCGCAACGGCGTGCTGATCGACAGTGCCACGCTCGCCGCGCAAAGCCATGAACTCGGCACGCGCATCATGGAACTGGAGCAAGAGGCCTACGAGATTGCCGGCCAGCCTTTCAACCTGGGTTCGCCCAAGCAGATCGGCGAAATCTTCTTCACCAAGCTCGGTCTGCCGGTGGTCAAGAAGACGCCGAGCGGCGCGCCCAGCACCGATGAAGAAGTGCTCGAAAAACTCGCCGAAGACTACCCGCTGCCCGCCAAGATCCTGGAGCATCGCGGCCTGTCGAAGCTCAAGGGCACGTACACCGACAAGCTCGGCCAGTTGGCCAACCCACGCTCGGGCCGCGTGCACACGCACTATGCACAGGCGGTGGCCGTCACCGGGCGGCTGAGCAGCAATGACCCCAACCTGCAGAACATTCCGATCCGCACCCCTGAAGGCCGCCGCGTGCGCGAAGCCTTCGTGGCACCGGCCGGCAGCGTGATTGCCAGCGCCGACTATTCGCAGATCGAGCTGCGCATCATGGCCCACATCAGCGGCGACGAATCGCTGCTGCGCGCCTTCAAGGAAGGCATCGACGTGCACCGGGCCACCGCCGCCGAAGTGTTCGGCTCCACGCCCGACCAGGTGTCGAGCGAGCAGCGACGCTATGCCAAGGTCATCAACTTCGGCCTGATCTACGGCATGAGCAGCTTCGGCCTGGCGCGCAACCTGGGCATCGAGACCAAGGCCGCGGCCTCGTACATCGAGCGCTACTTCGCGCGTTATCCGGGCGTGAAGGCCTACATGGACGAGACCAAGGCGAGCGCCAAGGAAACGGGCTACGTCGAGACCGTGTTCGGCCGGCGCCTGTACCTGCCCGAGATCAACTCGCCCAACGGCCCGCGCCGTGGCGGCGCAGAACGCGCGGCCATCAACGCGCCGATGCAGGGCACGGCGGCCGATCTGATCAAGCTCAGCATGGTCAAGGTACAGAACGTGCTTGATGAAGAAAAGCGCGCCACCAAGATGATCATGCAGGTGCACGACGAACTGGTGTTCGAAGTGCCCGAGGCCGAGGTCGAATGGGTGCGCACCGAAATCCCGCGCCTGAT